A stretch of Rhododendron vialii isolate Sample 1 chromosome 4a, ASM3025357v1 DNA encodes these proteins:
- the LOC131321593 gene encoding pentatricopeptide repeat-containing protein At1g06143, with the protein MLKTITNFNRSSSTPTLLQKPNYFTLTKQTIIDFLKTCSTLKQLESAYAVMVKTSANQDSFLANQFISIACSTFRRIDYAVLAITQMENPNGFVYNAMIRGFVHCSSYPFRGLLLYLEMLREQICPTSYTFGSIVKGCTLIYDLKLGEAVHGHVWKFGFASNLYVQTALIDFYSNLRRMVETRRVFDEMPERDVFAGTTMLMAYARVGDLGSARRLFDEMPERNMASWNTMIDGYASVGDVEAAAVLFNEMPRRDLISWTTMINCYAQNKQYTEALAVFNEMKSQGINPDEVTMATVISACAHIGALDLGKEIQLYVMQNGFYLDIYLGSALIDMYAKCGSLDRSLVVFFKLQEKNLFCWNSVIEGLAVHGCAQEALAMFSRMEKENIKPNGVTFISVLSACTHAGLVEEGRKRFLNMSNDYSIPPEIQHYGCMVDLLCKAGLLEDALELIVGMPIEPNSVIWGALLSGCKLQKNLDIAQIAVNKLMTLEPNNSGYFSLLINMYAEANLWSEVTKVRSTMKVLGVEKTYPGSSWIEIDSRVHLFAASDKSHPCLGNIYVALCVLDEHMKLVGYQTKGGLM; encoded by the coding sequence TCACGAAACAGACTATAATCGACTTTTTAAAGACATGTTCAACCTTAAAGCAGCTGGAATCAGCCTACGCAGTCATGGTCAAGACCAGTGCAAACCAAGACAGCTTCTTGGCCAACCAATTCATCAGCATCGCGTGTTCCACGTTCCGTCGAATCGATTACGCAGTCTTGGCCATTACCCAGATGGAGAACCCAAATGGGTTTGTGTACAATGCCATGATCAGAGGTTTTGTTCATTGCTCTTCGTACCCGTTTCGAGGTCTATTGCTGTACTTGGAAATGCTTAGAGAGCAAATATGTCCTACGAGTTATACATTTGGGTCGATAGTCAAAGGTTGTACTTTGATTTATGATTTAAAACTCGGCGAGGCTGTTCATGGGCATGTTTGGAAATTTGGGTTTGCGTCGAATTTGTATGTTCAGACTGCTTTGATTGATTTTTACTCGAATTTGCGTAGAATGGTTGAGACGAGACgggtgtttgatgaaatgcccGAAAGAGATGTTTTTGCGGGGACGACCATGCTCATGGCTTATGCTCGAGTTGGGGATTTAGGGTCTGCGAGAAggctgtttgatgaaatgcctgAAAGAAACATGGCGTCATGGAATACGATGATTGATGGGTATGCAAGTGTTGGGGATGTAGAGGCCGCGGCTGTTTTGTTCAATGAGATGCCTAGAAGAGATTTAATTTCTTGGACGACGATGATCAATTGTTATGCTCAGAACAAGCAATATACAGAAGCATTGGCAGTTTTTAATGAGATGAAAAGCCAAGGGATTAACCCTGATGAAGTGACCATGGCAACTGTTATTTCGGCTTGTGCTCATATTGGAGCACTTGACTTGGGTAAGGAAATACAGCTTTATGTAATGCAAAATGGGTTTTATCTTGACATTTATCTTGGTTCTGCACTGATTGACATGTATGCAAAGTGTGGAAGTTTGGATAGATCACTTGTGGTGTTCTTCAAATTGCAGGAAAAAAATCTTTTCTGTTGGAATTCTGTGATTGAAGGGCTTGCAGTCCATGGGTGTGCACAAGAAGCATTGGCAATGTTTAGTAGGATGGAGAAGGAGAATATAAAGCCAAACGGTGTTACTTTTATTAGCGTTCTTAGTGCTTGTACTCATGCAGGACTTGTTGAAGAGGGCCGTAAGAGGTTCCTAAACATGTCAAATGATTATTCCATCCCCCCCGAAATTCAACACTACGGGTGCATGGTTGATCTATTATGCAAGGCAGGTTTGCTTGAAGATGCACTGGAATTGATAGTGGGCATGCCAATCGAACCAAACTCTGTTATTTGGGGTGCTCTACTGAGTGGATGTAAGCTTCAAAAGAACTTAGATATTGCTCAAATTGCTGTTAACAAGCTGATGACCTTGGAGCCAAATAATAGTGGGTATTTCAGCCTTTTGATTAACATGTATGCTGAAGCAAACCTGTGGAGTGAGGTTACTAAGGTCCGATCAACCATGAAGGTACTAGGTGTGGAAAAGACTTATCCAGGATCCAGTTGGATTGAAATTGACAGTAGGGTTCATCTGTTTGCAGCTTCTGATAAGTCTCATCCATGTTTGGGCAACATTTATGTTGCGCTATGCGTGTTAGACGAGCATATGAAGCTAGTTGGTTATCAGACTAAAGGAGGGCTAATGTAA